CAGGGATGGCCGATCCGGTAGCCAGCGTGGAGACGATCGTGAGGATCGCCCTGGCGATCAGCGAGGCCGTCGGCACGGCGCAGAGGAACATCGACCAGTGCAAGGACGTCCAGACGCAGGTGAGCATAGCCAGGGACAGCCTGCTGGTCCTGCAGAGGAAGGGGTTGGCGGACAAGGGCTCCGCGGTGGGCCGTGCGCTGGGCAACCTGAAGAAGACGCTCCGGCGCGCGCTCGAGCTCGTCAGGGCCTGCCAGGAGGACCAGGGCTTCGTGCAGCGCGTCCTCAGGGCGGAGGACCTGTCCAGCCAGCTGCGCCAGGTCAAGCAGGACATCCTGCAGGAGCTGTCCATGGCGACCTTCGCCATCAACGCCCACATGGCGCCCGACGCTCGTCATCACCATGGCCAGCGGCAGCTTCAGGTCCCATTCCTTCCTTCCTTAATCACCTGCCTGCATGCACCTCTCGTATGAGTATGACAAGTAGTAGTATTGAAATTGACATGTACTAAGCTATAATCCCTGCCTGGTAAAGTACGGAGTAGTATATAATTAATGTTCGTCTTGTTGCTATGTGTTGTGTTCTGctctgaaagcgatcgggtgctctagcctaagagagggaggggtgaattaggcattTCTaaaaaatcttaacctatggctccaactagtttgcacaaaaaattaaactattgcatactatctaaatgtgcaactatgattcttctagtgtgaaaccctcatcccacgagagtttagcaacctatagtcaatcctatcaagaaactactctatgaaagtaaaagcacaaaggttgcaatatgaaatgcagaagcttaaaggagggatAAGAGGAAGCAAATTctttgacacgaggatttatcccgttgTTCGAttagccacaaagtcacatctacatccacgttgttgaagcactcacaaagagtattgcttctcagcaatcaagtctctcCAGGGGACACCAAatcaccacggtcaccttgatcccgatttccactaagggagattgcccacgaaagaggggtctccgtcccccgcacaaagttgtcgacgccgctccacaccaagccggagggtcgttgacgtgccggcgagccaccaatgctccaaggaggccggcgcaccgagatacaagtttggttcacttctagaaccagccacaaggatcttAACCTTGCTTGCTCACTCACTtaggagctaacctagcacaaaCACTtgcaaagcttgtgctaaggactaaggatttgatctctatgctcttggatgacttggaggtgttcttggatatgtgtgtgatgtcttgggactccagcaagcttcaaatgaccggggctgaggcatatatatatatatataggccaccaactcaagagagctattactagccgttggccagttttctgcataggcatcggaacttctggTGCTAGGGCATCAGTTCTTCCGGTCACACTGCGCTCTGAAGTAGCCATTGGCTCCTCTGACTCAGCTGCAGCAACttccagggaccatcggttaaaccgatgctagggCGTCGGTTAAACTGGTGACACTCAGCAtctgaactagccgttggacctctctcttctgctgacgtcattgcaccgatgcgatgctccgatgcaccatcggttcaaccggtgctgaaggcgtggctcctgcgctcttgacatcgtctctggacaatggtatgttgattgcaccgatgcttgatTTCAGCTATAACCGGTGCTTGATTCGGTTATCATTTGGGACTAACTGTTTATTTAAATACAAAATAGTTTGTGCTCGCAGTATTCCCATTTTGACAAACACCAAATGAATTGCGTTATAGCTGGAAGTGTATTAGCTACCGAGTGCCATACAAGCTAGCGCCGACTATGTGCAGCCTTACGGAGCGATTTTCGATTCCGAGTCCTATTCCATCTGTTGCGTGATCGTCCTTCTGTAACTGATTCAATCTCCGATTCCGATTCTGACTCCATGTATGCTGGTTTCTTTAGGGTCGGCAGCCGTTTCTTGCCATGTAGCATCTCAAGAACATCTGCCGACGATGTGCAGCCTTACGGAGCGATTTTCGATTCCGATTCCTATTCCATCTGTTGCATGATCGTCCTTCTGTAACTGATTCAATCTCCGATTCCGATTCTGACTCCATGTATGCTGGTTTCTTTAGGGTCGGCAGCCGTTTCTTACCATGTAGCATCTCAAGAACATCTGCCATGGTGGGCCGGTCTGCCCGATCACTCTGAAGGCACAATAGTCCCACCTCCACGCACCTTTTAATCTCCCTTGGCTGAGACCCTTCATACAGCTTTGGGTCAAACACCTCCTCCATTTGTCCAGCTTCCCAAGCGTCCCAAGCCTGTCACCATAAGACAATATGCATAATATACACAGATGGCAAGCTTAGTTGTATACCGGaagctcaacaagaaacaaTAGCATATTGAACATGATGTTGCGGTATATATAGATGCATGACGCCAAGTAAATACTTACCCATGTACATAAAAGACGCTCATAAGGCTGTATATTTCTGCACATAACGCTAATGATATTAATGACGGTGACTCCAAAAGCGTACACATCGTTCA
This genomic interval from Panicum virgatum strain AP13 chromosome 8K, P.virgatum_v5, whole genome shotgun sequence contains the following:
- the LOC120645217 gene encoding cysteine-rich receptor-like protein kinase 10 isoform X2, coding for MPNGSLDKIIRESQLAWCSIFRIIEGIAQGVHYLHEEHVVHMDVKPSNILLDSNMNPKITDFNISMVLHDGEITGDDILGTLGYIPPECYENSTISMMNDVYAFGVTVINIISVMCRNIQPYERLLCTWAWDAWEAGQMEEVFDPKLYEGSQPREIKRCVEVGLLCLQSDRADRPTMADVLEMLHGKKRLPTLKKPAYMESESESEIESVTEGRSRNRWNRTRNRKSLRKAAHSRR
- the LOC120645217 gene encoding cysteine-rich receptor-like protein kinase 10 isoform X1, whose translation is MPNGSLDKIIRESQLAWCSIFRIIEGIAQGVHYLHEEHVVHMDVKPSNILLDSNMNPKITDFNISMVLHDGEITGDDILGTLGYIPPECYENSTISMMNDVYAFGVTVINIISVMCRNIQPYERLLCTWAWDAWEAGQMEEVFDPKLYEGSQPREIKRCVEVGLLCLQSDRADRPTMADVLEMLHGKKRLPTLKKPAYMESESESEIESVTEGRSCNRWNRNRNRKSLRKAAHRRQMFLRCYMARNGCRP